The following coding sequences are from one Patescibacteria group bacterium window:
- a CDS encoding glycosyltransferase family 9 protein: protein MVKIDKDKIHKILVIRTDRVGKVGNSARYCGLGEALLNIPAIRALKRSFNSSIVVLVNPVVKELLAGSPEIDQILTFDEDKWNKSIFTRLRLLRQIRKGKYDLAVVFNPTKRFHILTYLAGIPQRLGYDRKWSFLLTHKMEDKKSLGQKHEVEYNLDLVRSIGADTNEKNTSIAVEKEDTRFVEDLLLKYAIRDKDLVIAIHPHSSNPAKSWPKENFASVADELHSRFAAKVAIIGGTQERDSVIELISLTKYPPINLSGKLTLKQLAAFFQRCALVISNDSGPVHIAAACRTPTVVVFGRNIPGVSPERWGPWGEGHIVLHKDPGCSPCLDRECPYNFRCLTSISPEEVLKAVERQLNENINH, encoded by the coding sequence ATGGTCAAAATAGATAAAGATAAAATCCATAAAATATTGGTAATTCGCACAGATAGAGTTGGAAAAGTCGGAAATTCCGCCCGATATTGTGGTTTAGGCGAGGCCTTACTTAATATTCCAGCAATCCGCGCGCTTAAACGAAGCTTTAATTCATCCATTGTTGTTCTGGTTAATCCTGTTGTCAAGGAATTGCTCGCAGGTAGCCCGGAAATAGACCAAATTTTAACTTTTGATGAAGACAAGTGGAATAAAAGTATATTTACAAGATTACGACTTCTGCGGCAAATACGCAAAGGAAAATATGATTTAGCCGTGGTATTCAATCCCACAAAAAGATTTCATATTCTGACATATCTTGCGGGTATTCCCCAGCGTTTAGGATATGATAGAAAATGGAGTTTTCTTTTAACTCATAAAATGGAAGATAAAAAATCCCTGGGACAAAAGCATGAAGTAGAATATAATCTCGACTTAGTGCGTAGCATTGGTGCAGATACAAACGAAAAAAATACATCCATAGCAGTAGAGAAAGAAGACACCCGGTTCGTAGAAGATTTATTATTAAAATACGCAATTAGAGATAAAGATTTGGTAATCGCCATACATCCGCATTCAAGCAATCCCGCTAAATCCTGGCCCAAAGAGAATTTTGCCTCTGTGGCTGATGAATTACATTCAAGATTCGCTGCAAAAGTAGCTATTATTGGGGGAACGCAAGAAAGAGACTCAGTTATAGAGTTGATTTCTCTAACCAAATATCCGCCAATCAATTTATCCGGAAAGTTGACACTCAAACAACTGGCTGCCTTTTTTCAAAGATGTGCTTTGGTTATCTCCAATGATAGCGGGCCGGTGCATATTGCTGCTGCTTGCCGGACGCCCACTGTAGTAGTATTTGGCCGCAATATTCCCGGCGTCAGCCCTGAACGCTGGGGCCCCTGGGGCGAAGGACATATAGTTTTACATAAAGACCCCGGATGTAGCCCTTGTCTGGATAGAGAATGCCCGTATAATTTTAGATGTTTGACTTCAATTAGTCCTGAGGAAGTTTTAAAAGCAGTAGAAAGACAATTAAATGAGAATATTAATCATTAA
- a CDS encoding glycosyltransferase: MATLKIALIFNCEAKGGTGDYFQQALEKSPHRIDHYWTQGSESIRADYDLYLRIDHGDYKYDLPRYLRPQVFLAIDTHLKKPFKKIVKQARHYDFVICAQKRSIKALKWRGISAEWLPLGCDPEIHKRLDVPKRYDIGFVGTEAKKTLRKTLLRELGKRYPRSFLGKAPFTEMSQIYSASKIGFNYSIRNDINMRMFEVMSCGALLITNRIKGNGFSELFENGKHLLTYRNQGELFRLIDYYLTHEGEREEIARNGHQLVTREHTYEIRLANMLDYIKEKLADNYPKLANL; encoded by the coding sequence TTGGCGACGTTAAAAATAGCGCTGATATTTAATTGTGAGGCAAAGGGCGGAACCGGCGACTATTTTCAACAGGCCCTCGAAAAATCGCCGCACAGAATAGACCATTATTGGACCCAAGGTTCTGAAAGCATAAGAGCCGATTATGACCTTTATTTGCGCATAGACCACGGCGATTACAAATACGATTTACCGCGATATTTAAGGCCGCAAGTCTTTCTGGCTATCGATACACATCTTAAAAAACCGTTCAAGAAAATAGTTAAACAGGCAAGACACTATGATTTTGTGATCTGTGCTCAGAAAAGGAGCATAAAAGCGTTAAAGTGGAGGGGTATTTCGGCTGAATGGCTTCCGTTAGGATGCGATCCAGAGATTCATAAAAGATTGGATGTTCCCAAAAGATATGATATTGGTTTTGTGGGAACAGAAGCAAAAAAAACTTTGCGTAAGACTTTGTTAAGAGAGTTGGGCAAGCGGTATCCCAGAAGTTTCCTGGGGAAAGCCCCCTTTACAGAAATGAGCCAGATTTATAGCGCTTCTAAAATAGGTTTTAATTATTCTATTAGAAATGATATAAATATGAGGATGTTTGAAGTAATGAGCTGCGGCGCATTGTTGATAACCAACCGGATTAAAGGAAACGGTTTTAGTGAACTATTTGAAAATGGTAAACATTTGCTTACTTACAGAAACCAAGGGGAACTATTCAGGCTTATAGATTACTATCTCACTCATGAGGGAGAGCGCGAAGAGATAGCCAGAAATGGCCATCAACTAGTTACCAGAGAACATACCTATGAAATACGTCTTGCTAACATGCTTGATTATATAAAAGAAAAACTTGCGGATAATTATCCAAAGCTGGCCAATTTATAA
- a CDS encoding glycosyltransferase family 9 protein: MRILIINPFGIGDVLFSTPLVANLREAYPESYIGYICNIRVKDVLYGNPQINEIFVFEKDEYRDLWKQEKFKCIKKFVSFFTQIKKKRFNVAIDLSLGHQYNLFFWIIGVKKRIGYNYRNRGRFLTHKINISGYNDKPIADYYLDLLKFLNIKSKRFNLRMSIPVRDKNWADDFFKNNDLKGGDLIVGIIPAGGASWGKDFSYRHWPWENYAKLADRLIVELNAKIIIFGDSSEEDICRRVQDAMQGKAISACGKTFLKQFAALLGKCNLVVCNDGGPLHVAVSQNVFTVSVFGPVDERVYGPYPPGPEHIVVSKAINCRPCYRRFKLPACTRNRRCIRDISAQEVFDVIKSKFHEQNNGELKIGDVKNSADI, translated from the coding sequence ATGAGAATATTAATCATTAATCCTTTTGGCATCGGCGATGTGCTTTTTTCTACTCCTTTAGTTGCTAATTTAAGAGAGGCATATCCTGAAAGTTACATCGGCTATATCTGCAATATCAGGGTAAAAGACGTCCTCTATGGCAATCCGCAGATAAATGAAATATTTGTTTTTGAGAAAGATGAATACCGAGACCTTTGGAAACAGGAAAAATTTAAATGCATTAAAAAATTCGTTTCTTTTTTTACGCAGATAAAGAAAAAAAGATTTAATGTGGCAATAGATTTATCTTTAGGCCATCAATATAATTTATTTTTCTGGATTATTGGTGTAAAAAAAAGGATTGGTTATAATTACAGAAATCGCGGGCGTTTTTTAACTCATAAGATTAATATCAGCGGTTACAATGATAAACCCATAGCCGATTACTATTTAGATTTACTGAAGTTTTTAAATATCAAATCAAAACGATTTAATTTAAGGATGAGTATTCCTGTTAGAGATAAAAACTGGGCTGATGACTTTTTCAAAAATAACGACTTAAAGGGAGGCGATTTAATTGTAGGCATCATTCCTGCAGGAGGAGCCAGCTGGGGAAAGGATTTCTCTTATCGCCATTGGCCATGGGAAAATTACGCAAAACTGGCTGATAGATTAATTGTTGAGTTAAACGCTAAGATTATAATTTTTGGTGATTCTTCAGAAGAGGATATTTGCCGGCGAGTTCAAGATGCTATGCAGGGAAAAGCTATCAGCGCTTGCGGGAAGACATTCCTGAAGCAATTCGCTGCCTTGCTCGGTAAATGTAATTTGGTAGTTTGCAATGATGGGGGGCCTTTACATGTAGCGGTCAGCCAGAATGTGTTCACAGTTTCTGTCTTTGGCCCGGTAGATGAGAGGGTATATGGGCCGTATCCTCCGGGACCAGAACATATCGTAGTTAGTAAAGCTATAAATTGCCGCCCTTGCTACAGAAGATTCAAACTTCCAGCTTGCACCCGCAATCGCCGGTGCATTAGAGATATTTCTGCGCAAGAGGTATTTGATGTTATCAAGTCCAAATTCCATGAACAAAATAATGGAGAGTTGAAAATTGGCGACGTTAAAAATAGCGCTGATATTTAA